Proteins encoded in a region of the Bradyrhizobium sp. CB3481 genome:
- a CDS encoding formylglycine-generating enzyme family protein, which yields MVWIPGGTFSMGSDHHYPEEAPSHRVSVDGFWIDRTPVTNRQFKAFVNATGYVTTAQIVPDPKHYPGALPEMIYAGSLVFAPPPSISDLRDWSQWWTFMKGANWRRPSGPKSNIKDLDDYPVVHVSYDDAIAYARWAGKDLPTEAEWEFVARGGLDGEEFAWGSTLAPGGKHMANTWQGDFPVRNLAEDGFERTSPVTAFPPNGYGVHDMIGNVWEWTSDWWSGKHEADAKKACCVPSNPRGGPEAASFDPCQPQIRIPRKVLKGGSHLCAPNYCRRYRPAARHAEPIDTSTSHVGFRCVRRNPFYPLTKPDEERQTR from the coding sequence ATGGTCTGGATTCCCGGCGGCACGTTTAGCATGGGGTCAGATCATCACTATCCCGAGGAAGCCCCGAGCCATCGCGTAAGCGTCGACGGTTTCTGGATCGACCGCACGCCCGTGACGAACAGACAGTTCAAGGCTTTCGTCAACGCGACAGGCTACGTGACGACGGCCCAGATCGTGCCCGATCCGAAGCATTACCCTGGCGCGCTGCCCGAGATGATCTACGCCGGCTCCCTGGTCTTCGCGCCGCCTCCGAGCATCTCCGACCTGCGCGACTGGAGCCAGTGGTGGACCTTCATGAAGGGCGCCAACTGGCGGCGGCCGTCCGGCCCCAAAAGCAACATCAAGGATCTCGACGACTACCCGGTGGTGCACGTCTCATATGACGATGCGATCGCTTATGCGAGGTGGGCCGGCAAGGACCTGCCGACGGAGGCCGAATGGGAATTCGTGGCGCGGGGAGGTCTCGACGGCGAGGAGTTCGCATGGGGCAGCACGCTCGCTCCGGGCGGCAAACACATGGCCAATACTTGGCAGGGCGACTTTCCCGTCCGGAATCTCGCAGAAGACGGCTTCGAACGGACCTCGCCAGTGACGGCTTTCCCGCCGAATGGCTACGGGGTCCACGACATGATCGGAAATGTGTGGGAATGGACGTCTGACTGGTGGTCGGGCAAGCACGAAGCCGACGCGAAGAAGGCCTGTTGCGTTCCTTCTAACCCGCGCGGTGGGCCCGAGGCGGCGAGCTTTGATCCATGTCAACCCCAGATCAGGATCCCGCGGAAAGTTCTGAAAGGCGGCTCGCACCTCTGCGCACCGAACTATTGCCGCCGCTATCGGCCCGCCGCGCGGCATGCCGAGCCGATCGATACTTCGACCAGCCACGTTGGATTCCGCTGCGTCCGACGCAACCCATTCTACCCGCTTACGAAACCTGATGAGGAACGTCAAACCCGTTAA